ATCAACACACCCATCCCTTTTGcgatgtggggaatggatatacttggaccaTTTTCTGTAGCGCCGGGACAGAGGAAGTTCATTGTGCTAGCCATAGACTACTTTACAAACTGGATTGAGGCTAAGGCAttagccaagataaccaccaagcaaaTTTCCCAATTCTTCTGGGAGAATGTGATATGCCGACTTGGGATCCCACGCATCCTTCGCTTCACCTCGGTTGCACACCCACATGCAAACGCGAATGCGGAagttgctaacagaatcatccttgatggacttaagaaaaGAGTTGAACACTCAAGGAACACTTGGGCAGATGAGTTGATGCCTATACTATGGGCATATTGTACCACCTGCAAAGTGACTACTAAAGCTACCCCATTTATGCTGGATTGCGGAGCCGAGGCCGTGGTGCCCCTCGAGATCACCCATGAATCCCCTAGGATCGAAGCTTATCAACCAGAGACTAAcgaagaaggcatgaggctcgcTCTCGACCTCATTAACGAGGTCAGAGATGAGGCCAATTCCCGCAATACAGAGCATCAatgaagagcctccctctattacaaTAAAAGGGTGAAATAAAGGTTCTTTTAGCAAGGAGACTTTATCTTAAGATAGATTGAGGCATCAGGAGTTGACGAGAAAGGAAAGATAACCCCTAACTGGAAAGGGCCATATAAGGTCAAGAAAATAAtaggacgaggatcctacaagttggAAACCCTGAGCAGTGACGAAGCCTCATACTTGGCACATttcaaacctgaaggtttattatgtttaggaTATGAAATAAatgttcctagtacttagtaGTAGATGGAGGAATAACTTCGACCAGAGTACGAGCATATAATGAATGaaagtcccgaaggaccaaagTACAAAAAATAAAAGACGAATATGAAATCAAACTACAAATACAGGAGATCCTGAAGGATCATAAATCAAGTCACGATGGACAATTAGGTTATACACCAAAAATGTTCAAATCCATGAAGGACCGCAAATAGATAACCGCTGAATAAAAGCCACACATGGCAAACAAAGCCATGTAAGGCCTAAACACTAAAGAACAATTTATAGTCCAAAATTAGATGATTGGTTAATAGTGGCATCCTTAGAAACATCCCAAAGTCTAGGAAAGCCTCACAAATTTACCACATCTGGGTAAGAGCTATAATCAGAAACAATGAACATGTGAACATAGTGCATCTCATCATCATGGGTGTCCATCATCTTGAAAAAGTCTTCTGGCTGTTGATAAATGCCAAGAGAGCTCTAAAAGCCCAAT
The sequence above is drawn from the Apium graveolens cultivar Ventura chromosome 2, ASM990537v1, whole genome shotgun sequence genome and encodes:
- the LOC141702705 gene encoding uncharacterized protein LOC141702705, which produces MWGMDILGPFSVAPGQRKFIVLAIDYFTNWIEAKALAKITTKQISQFFWENVICRLGIPRILRFTSVAHPHANANAEVANRIILDGLKKRVEHSRNTWADELMPILWAYCTTCKVTTKATPFMLDCGAEAVVPLEITHESPRIEAYQPETNEEGMRLALDLINEVRDEANSRNTEHQ